A window of Helicobacter pylori genomic DNA:
TTTGATTATAATTATTGCTCACAGTCAGTCAATGCTAGGCGATGAGCTTGAGTTTTGGCATCCATTAGAAAAGGGGTTATCCACATGAACAAAGCGGAATTTATTGATTTGGTTAAAGAAGCAGGTAAATACAACAGCAAAAGAGAAGCCGAAGAAGCGATCAACGCCTTTACTTTAGCGGTAGAGACAGCTTTAAGCAAGGGTGAGAGCGTGGAGCTGATCGGTTTTGGCAAGTTTGAAACTGTAGAGCAAAAAGGCAAAGAGGGCAAAGTGCCAGGAAGCGATAAAACTTATAAAACTGAAGACAAACGAGTGCCTAAATTCAAAGCCGGTAAAATCCTTAAACAAAAAGTTGAAGAAGGCAAGTAAGCTTGATTCACTCAGCAAGGGACTTATAAAAAAGTTTCTTGCTTTTTATAACTTTCTATAATATATCTAAAATGTCCTTGTAGCTCAGCTGGATAGAGCGTACGATTCCTAATCGTAAGGTCGTGGGTTCGAATCCCGCCAAGGACACCACTTGCACGATTTTTACTATATAGGGATTTAAAAATAATCGTTGTTTGTAAAAATTGATAATTAAAAAAGCAATTAATAAAAAGCAATTGATAAACTCTTTTTTGACTCATTTTAAAAAATTTAGCCCCATTCTTAAAGAAGCGTTTCAAAAATTTTACTTTTTTTAATTTTTGGTTTTCAATTTTT
This region includes:
- a CDS encoding HU family DNA-binding protein, giving the protein MNKAEFIDLVKEAGKYNSKREAEEAINAFTLAVETALSKGESVELIGFGKFETVEQKGKEGKVPGSDKTYKTEDKRVPKFKAGKILKQKVEEGK